The Xyrauchen texanus isolate HMW12.3.18 chromosome 17, RBS_HiC_50CHRs, whole genome shotgun sequence DNA window gtgtcataacaactcaaagtagttaatgtTATACTGTAAACATAACTAACCTTTGACAATCGCTTCATGTCTTCTACCCACTAAGACGAGGACAACTTTTGAcaacttttacaaatgtaatacactagtctaaacatcacattatctgctAATAACATATGCCGATGTGAGTAAAAACACGAGACTGTTAATTGAAAACAGGTTGAGACGTGCCATTCagaaaaaaatgtgtataaatcTTAGGTGACACAAAGCTGTGATATTTTCCATGATATGCAATTTATCCATTTATAAGGACTATAAAATCTGAACTTAAATTGCTCTTTGATTGTATTGATACACACATAACAAAAGCTCATCCACAATCATCTCTATACCTCATGCACACAGAACCtatatttttatcaatttaatttatCTGTAAATTTGAGCTTTTTTCAATATTAAGCGGGTCTACtttaaaatactgaaaaaaagATTGCCAGTTGTGTTAACATAGATATTAAACCAaccatttgtaaaaaataaaaaaaaactcacaagaAAGAACTCTgaatacattttgacataaattaattttatatgcAGAGTAATAGAGGAATGGATAGTTAAATAGATGTTTGCAAATCACCTTTATATAGCACtgaaatattaatattgtaatttGGCAACTGTGAGTCACAATGTAATTGCAGTAATGCAAGCAATGTAAATTCAATTATTGAGGATTTTAACACACATTGGCATCAATGACTGAATTGGTCAATTATTGCAGTTTAGAGTGAAATAATTGTATGTCtgcataaatatgatttatgtgccATCTCTTTGATGTTCTTTGAAAAGACATGAACAGTGTTGATGAGCAAGTCTTTTAggaaaaatgtaaaagtatagGCTAAATGAGAATGATTCACTCAGTTTGAGTTTGTAAAAGTTCTAACTGGTTATATATAAATTTATGGAAACTGATACCCTTTTGTGATGTGGTTACTACAGAGTTGTGTTAGCAAAGTTCTTAAAAACACAATTTGTACCACAGAGGTTTAACTGTTTGTTAGCATAACATATAATAAAGCTTAtctatttttgttctctctatCTCCACATTCACAAcattgtttgaatattttattttgataaatgaaCGATAACACAATTCACTataaagagcaaaaaaaacacaATCATTACAAGGTTCATGAAAGCATTCGCcactccagtaggtggcgatgacGGTTATCAGATTAGACCATAACAGCAATTACATCCCCGTGAACAAGACAGATACAGACGTAACCTTTTGATTAGACGCTCTCgtacatttttcatatttagatggataaatattttaattagttaCATTTAGTTTGCTGACAACTTTATTCTCCGCGCTTTATCATCGGCATGGTTAGTTTCATGGAACTTTTTAATAAAGATAAAACATTTAGACTTTTATGATCGGATATTTTGATCAGAACCCTTTTTTAACGACAAGGAGCTCAAACAATCATGTCATTGACGGGTGAGTTGGACTCGGTTGAATCCACCACTGGTTTTCCCAATCAGTCCAGTGATCAAAGCGAAAGGACGCTGACGCTAGAAGAGATGGAGAAACTGAAGAATGACATGGTCTTGGTGTCAGACTTCAAGCAGCTGAAACTCGAAACAGAAGCTCAGAAAAACTGGGACTTGTTTTATAAAAGGAATTCAACCAACTTTTTCAAAGACAGGCACTGGACCACCCGAGAGTTTGTTGAACTGAAAAACTGCAGAGAGGTAAAAGATTTTAGGCATTTGTTGTAATGGAACATGCTGGAGTCTGTATAGATTATTGAATTtatcattcatacacacacacacacacatatatgtatatgtaatattattaattattttccccAGTCCGAAGGACAGAAGTTGGTGTTGCTGGAGGCTGGCTGTGGAGTAGGGAACTGCATTTTCCCTCTGTTGGAAGAGGATCTCAACATTTTCATCTATGCCTGTGATTTCTCTCCACGAGCTGTTGAGTTTGtgaaggtaaataaataaatgtaaatatacatttgcatCCTTATAAAGACTGTTATCAACCATGCTCAAAGACATCATGGTATGCATTCAAATGCTTTTTGAAAAATGAATCATCTTATTATCaaaattatcttattatttactctTATACAATCCtctatgtatatgactttcttctgcagtacacacacaaacaattttttttagaagaatatcacagctctatAGGTGCATTCAGTgttagtgaatggtggccaaaacatttaagctccaaaaagacataaaggcaggataaaaggTATCCATATGATAACAGCGGTTGAATttgtgtcttcagaagcgatatgagcgcggtgggtgagaaacagatccatatttaaatcattttatgttataaatctctactttcacattcttcttttgtttttgccaattcgCATTTTTCGTGCATACTACCTACTTGGAATTTAGGCGAATTTATGGTTGAGTACTTAgagattaaatattgatttatttctcccccacacctatcatatagtttcagaagacatagattaaaccactggagtcatattgaatacttttatgctggcttaatgtcctttttggaagttcaaattcctggccaccattcacttgcgatTCTATGGAGATGAGATactctactaaaaatctttgtttgtgtacagctgaagaaagaatgtcattcacatcttggatgacatgagggtgggtaaattatgatacatttgtcatattggggtgaactaaccctttaatgattATGCATCATTGTTGCAGCAAAATGCCTTGTATTGCTCGGAGCGATGCCTTGCTTTTCAGTGTGACCTCACTAAGGATGATCTGCATGCTACTGTACAGGCAGACACAGTGGATGTAGCCACACTCATATTTGTTCTGTCTGCAATTCACCCTGACAAGATGCAACAAGCCCTAGGAAACATTTTTAAGGTAATGCTGATAAaggttttaaacaaatttaagaCTGGTTCTAGATTTCTGCTCACTTTCAAAGTTAGTAAATGGTATGTTTACCATTTGATTTAACAGATATTAAAACCAGGAGGCATTGTGCTGTTTAGAGACTATGGACTGTATGATCATGCCATGCTGAGATTTAAATCAGGCCACAAGCTGGGACAAAATTTCTATGTGAGGCAGGATGGAACTCGTTCCTTTTTCTTCTCCAGAGGTTAGTTTAGCGTTTGCCTGTTTTTGTCATCTGTGCTACTGCATTGAAGTTACTGCGctatttacattcattttatttctctctttccgTTTTTGTAGAATACCTGGCAAGTTTGTTCCATCAGGCAGGATTCGATGCTCTTGTTAACGAGTATGTGCTGAGAGAAACAGTGAATAAAAAAGATGGTCTGTGTGTTCCCAGAGTGTTCCTGCAAAGTAAATTCAGAAAGCCCTCATAACCTCTGAGATAAACAAGCcatatattgttgttgttttatgtattttgaacGAACTTATTCTCTTTATACAGCGCATATGTTTACTCCCTTAGGATAAAATAAAGCATGTTCGTTTTCAATTGTTTGATTATTTTCTTGACTCCTGGGTGGGGTAAAACGTACAAAGTTCATGCATGTGTGGGCGCAATAGTTGAAAGTTTGTTGAAAATTGTTTGTTGAAAGTTGTTGAAAATGCAATGTATGAAAGTTGCAATTCATAGTCCCTGGTGGTCTAGTGGTTAGGATTCGGCGCTCTCACCGCCGCggcccgggttcgattcccggtcagGGAACATATGTTTTTCTCTATTATACGAGTCTGTCCTATGAAATAAACTAAAAAGAAAAGTTAACCCAAAGACAGAAAGACGTGTTAATGCCTTCTCAGATATGTGTagaacatttctttatttttattgttaactTTTGTTAATGCTAAATATGTATGTCTTTACTGTATTGTTGCGGTACCTGCTATATTCTTGCACTATTTTTGGACATTTTCTTCAGCGGTATGTAAGTTGTcgtggccgagtggttaaggcgatGGACTAGAAATCCATTGGGGTCTCCCCGCGCAGGTTCGAATCCTGCCGACAACGGTATCGTTTTGCGTTATAGATCACAAAACGGCATACCTGAAGCATCACATAGACATCACCCATCATCataatgtttattataaaacttAATAGTcgaatttgtaaaatgtaactaGATTGCCCTGCTGAGCGGACAGGAAATGGTCCACGAGATTCTATGGGAACATGCGTCTCGTCCGGATATTAATCATGGCGGATGATTTGGAAAATTTACTTGAAGTCGAATCCAAGTTATATTAGCCTCTTAAGCTAATATAACTATATAATATTAAAGGATAAtaactttaaacaaaaatatttactgaCACTTAGGCTACTACTATTTTAGCCGTGCAATTAATTCCTTAGTCTGAATGAAACGGGGGAAAAATCAATACATTGATGGCTTTCGCATGGCAGTTTCTGGCATTTTATTGTATATTGATGCTGTGCTGCAGGAAATATTGGAAGATGATTATCAGCCTATAAACACAATAACTCATTGTTATGGTCATGATCAGGGGCAATCATAcggtctttattatttttatctgttGTTGTTTACAGTATACATATTGTAATATTCTGTAAAATCTCTTATGAAATGGATAGGTGAAAAGATTTCCACTAGTGACTAATGTTTTCAGACGATGTCCATGATTCCAATTTAATAGTTATTTGGACTAAAACACTCAAACTTAACTTTAGAAGTTATTTACTAGAAAAGTAGTCTGTAAAGCAATACCAGAAGTTTAATCAAAGTTTAGGTCTCCAATTGACataatttgtggcatgatgttgattaccacaacaaaaaaataaaataatgccatGTTTGACGAACTTGAGTGGGACTTATCCTGCTATTTATTTTTCAGGTGAGCCATTCACAGCCATAGCAGGAGGATGTTTTATTCAGTAGAGGGCAGCATTGATCCATGTTACCAAAGACAAGCAGCTCTCCCACTCCCGCAGAAAGGACATATTGTTTGTTCATTATCAGTTAAAATATATTCTTAGAATGCCTCACACATCCGGTCGTTGTTTTGCATATGATCAAAATTTACCACAGtatgctgccttaaattggagctgtgattttaatcttgaaatatcagcttgacttggtgttaaatgaaggcattgcatgacgaaactattattatttttttcactgtgtggagcaaagaaagtgtttcactttgaagagtttgatgctgctgcactgattgAGTGACAATCTGTGACACCGGTTCAGCgcacgcagctgtgaacttccgctcttgtAAAAGTCTCATTCAATAATCTcttaataa harbors:
- the LOC127657448 gene encoding tRNA N(3)-methylcytidine methyltransferase METTL6-like; the protein is MSLTGELDSVESTTGFPNQSSDQSERTLTLEEMEKLKNDMVLVSDFKQLKLETEAQKNWDLFYKRNSTNFFKDRHWTTREFVELKNCRESEGQKLVLLEAGCGVGNCIFPLLEEDLNIFIYACDFSPRAVEFVKQNALYCSERCLAFQCDLTKDDLHATVQADTVDVATLIFVLSAIHPDKMQQALGNIFKILKPGGIVLFRDYGLYDHAMLRFKSGHKLGQNFYVRQDGTRSFFFSREYLASLFHQAGFDALVNEYVLRETVNKKDGLCVPRVFLQSKFRKPS